AGTTTTTAGAGAGGCAACCATTTTTTTTATTAGAACTTGTAGCTACTAAACAATTACAAGCAGAAGACTCCGTTTTAAAATCATGGAACCCCATAAAATAGCCCTTTTAGATAACTACCAGCTCTACCAATTGCTACAAAACCCGGCTATTGATACCCGTACGCTGGCAGCACTCAAAAAAGAATATGCCTCGCGTAAATTATCAGGGTATGAACAAGAGCGATTGGCACAAAAATATGCCGCTGCTCATACAGATGTTAACACTGCTTTAGAACAAAAACCATGGAGCCCTATTTTAACAGGCTTTGCCTATAACAAGCATTTTAGGTACATCGCATTCTTAAAAGTGCATGGACGTAAAGAAGAAGCTAAGCAACACCTTTTAGAACTCTATCTAGGCCTTGCGCTTTACTTTTTAGGGTTTATTGCTTTCTTGTTGCTCTTCCGTTTTAAGTAAAAGCAGAAAACTGTATCTTATGATGCGCTAAAAAGCACCAGGCATTACCCTAAACAAACCTCTTATGAAAACCGTACTCCTAGCCTTTCTTTGCCTTTTAACTAGCATAGGAAGCGCCCAAGAACTTAGCACTGAAACCATCAGCGAGATAGAAGCTTTTGGCAAAAAGCAATTAATACATGTAAAAGAGTTTCAAATGAAAAAGTACTACGCCTCTTTTTCAGAGGAGTACCTACTGCTGTTTTTAGGAGAAACTATTGATATGAAAGAAAGAATAAAATGGGCCAAAAAACAAAAAAGATCCTATAAAAAAGATCCTAATGCGATAACATCTCCTAGAATGCGGAAATTATACGGGATGACTTCTGAAGATTTTTATGCTGATTTTAATACCTATATTTTTACTCAAGATGCTATTGCTAATGGCTATGTAAACGCTAGTGATCTTATAAAAAAGACAATGCTACTGTTTTCTAAAAGTTTTAACCCTGCCCTAGTCTTTACAAAAGATAGGTACCTGATGGTGATGCTTTCTAAACCTAGTGCAGACGGAAAACATAGCAAACATAGGGATTATATGATCCTACAAATTATTGAAAAAAAGAACACCAAATGGCAAGTGTATGCTTCGTATTTTTAAGCGCACAAAAGGCATCAAATTTTTAATTTCCCTTATATGAAAAACCACTACCTACTACTCGTTGTTCTTATGCTAAGTGCGCATGCTAAGCTATGGCCGCAACAGCAAGCAAAAGAAAGTACCATTTATACGGTTGCTGCTAAAAATGGCCTTAGCGTTAGGAGTGAACCTTCCACTAGCGGGGAAAAAATAGGGAAATTTCCTCCCGGAGAATATGTAGTATTATTAGAAGATACAGGCTCCTATTTATCGCTTGTAGATAATGGCGTGCCTGTAAACGGAAACTGGTTTAAAGTAAAAACAATGCGTAATTCTTGGGACACCAAACCCATCTTAACCGGTTATGTCTTTAGTGGGTATTTATTAAAAAATGAAAGTAAGCCTTACAACCCTTCTGATGCGCTTACCACAGCAAACACCACCTTAAAATTTGACAGTTTTGATCTCAGTTTTTATTTTTATGAAACGGAGACTGGCTCTGAAACTTCTCCTATAGTAAAGCAAGATACCGTGTTTGTATCTGAAGATGTATTTAATGATTTAGGCGATAGATTACTATATATTGAACCTAAAGAAAGTACGACTAGCATAGCATTGTTCTATACGTTTAAAGAATCTATCTGGGAATATAATTTTGATGCCACAAAATCAAAAGAAAAGTATGCTTGGGAGGGGTATGGCCCTTACAAAGAACTACCGCTCACCAGAAATATGGCTCTTTTCCCGAAAATAGCGTATGAAAAAGTTGAAACCTCTAGAGAGGTAAATTTAAAACTAAAGGATACGCTGGTGCATTACCCAGGAGAAATGGGAGGCACTACAGCTACGATGAGCTACCAAGGAAGGCCATTAGTCCATTTTATAGCTGATGCTCTTTTAAAGATCGTGTTACACCATAGCAATGGTACTACAGAAATTAAATACGTAAACATTACCTTGTCCTACGGTTGCTAAACAAGGTATAGGCATGCCGATTTTTCAAATCGGTAGGATGGAGAAAAGCTATTTATTGTAATTGAAAAAATAAAAAAAATTGACCCCAGAAGAAGTAAAAAGTAAAATTTTTAAAGAAGCCACCATCTTTAAAGCGGGCGGTTTTAGACCTAAACATACTCTTGAAGAAAGTTGGATAGGAAAAGTAACGGTTTATACGGAAGCGGAAAGCATCCCTCTTGATGTACATGGGGATTTAATGTTTCCCTTAGCACAGTTCTACTTGCCTACCTTACCTTTTGTTCCTTCCAAACTATCAAAAACAAAAATAATAACCGTTTTTATCGCACCTACCTATCCAGAACGTTTAGAAGAAATGGGTCAGCATTGGGTTATTCGCGAGTATGAAAATTTAGAGGCTATTGTGGTTAAGGACTTATCTAACCCAGAATCCTTTCTTAAAGCTTTTCCTTTAAAACCAGCATTAGAAAAAGACTGCCCCATTTGGGATGGCGGAGGCTTATCTCCTGAAATGGAAGATGAGGTACTTACACTTGAAAATGAGGGTGTTATTGATAGTTATTATGACATTGCCGATTTTCACCAATATGAACATAAGCTTGGAGGGTACCCCTCCTACTGTCAGTCAGGAATTGGTATTGCTGATGGCTTTGGAGAAGGCTTTGAATTTATGTTTCAAATTACTTCGGATGATAAAATAAATTTGAATGTAATTGATCGTGGTAGTTTACTCTTTGCAAAAAATGATGAGACCAACAAATGGGCTATCTATTATGATTTTTATTGAAGAACTTGATAAAAAATGTACGTATTGAAATTAGCTAATAGAATGGTGGTTTATATTAAGCCAATTTAGTCTTGTTTGCTTTTGTAGTAAAAGTCAATTCTTTTTTAACTCTAGAATTTTTGTACATATACAAACGTGCTGTAGAAGTTTCGTAGCTCGTTTCTGTAACAATAGTTTTTGGCGTAGTTTCTACTTTCACTTCTTTAGTCGACTCTTGTGCTTGAGCAGTGATTCCAGTAAAGATTAAAAAGATAGTGATAAGTAAAGTTTTCATGTCTTGTAATTTGTTACACTAATAGAACGCAGTAACTCTTGTTTTACTAGGTTCTGATTCGCCCAACGACACTGTTTTTCGTTATCTTGAGGAATATCAGCCAAGCGGTAAAACAACTCCGATTAATGACAAGGGTCCTATTTTCCGTTTACCGAAGCCCTATGCATTTCATCGGTAGTGGTCTGTAGGAGTTGGTTTTTAATGTAGCGTTGT
This genomic stretch from Cellulophaga algicola DSM 14237 harbors:
- a CDS encoding SH3 domain-containing protein codes for the protein MKNHYLLLVVLMLSAHAKLWPQQQAKESTIYTVAAKNGLSVRSEPSTSGEKIGKFPPGEYVVLLEDTGSYLSLVDNGVPVNGNWFKVKTMRNSWDTKPILTGYVFSGYLLKNESKPYNPSDALTTANTTLKFDSFDLSFYFYETETGSETSPIVKQDTVFVSEDVFNDLGDRLLYIEPKESTTSIALFYTFKESIWEYNFDATKSKEKYAWEGYGPYKELPLTRNMALFPKIAYEKVETSREVNLKLKDTLVHYPGEMGGTTATMSYQGRPLVHFIADALLKIVLHHSNGTTEIKYVNITLSYGC
- a CDS encoding DUF1963 domain-containing protein — its product is MTPEEVKSKIFKEATIFKAGGFRPKHTLEESWIGKVTVYTEAESIPLDVHGDLMFPLAQFYLPTLPFVPSKLSKTKIITVFIAPTYPERLEEMGQHWVIREYENLEAIVVKDLSNPESFLKAFPLKPALEKDCPIWDGGGLSPEMEDEVLTLENEGVIDSYYDIADFHQYEHKLGGYPSYCQSGIGIADGFGEGFEFMFQITSDDKINLNVIDRGSLLFAKNDETNKWAIYYDFY